A single Primulina eburnea isolate SZY01 chromosome 11, ASM2296580v1, whole genome shotgun sequence DNA region contains:
- the LOC140806339 gene encoding glucuronokinase 1-like has protein sequence MSTHENEAIEHKAYARIGLLGNPSDVYYGRTISLSIGNFWASVKLVPSKDLVIVPHPTNDLVQFQSLSNLVNRLQSDGYYGGVRLLVAICKTFHNHCKEHNISLHEGNFTLSYDTNIPRQTGLSGSSAIVCAALSCLLDFYDVRHLIKVEVRPHLILNAEKELGIVAGLQDRVAQVYGGVVYMDFSKKHMEELGHGIYEPMDIELLPPLYLIYAENPSDSGKVHSTVRQRWLNGDEFIISSMEEVANIGLEGRTVLVEKDYGKLFNLMNRNFDLRRKMFGDDALGALNIEMVEVARRIGAASKFTGSGGAVVVYCPEGPSQAQLLEDACKSAGFIFQPVKVMPSFLNDVDIGTMS, from the exons ATGTCGACCCATGAAAATGAAGCGATTGAGCATAAAGCATACGCTCGGATCGGGTTGTTAGGGAATCCCAGCGATGTGTACTATGGGCGCACGATTTCATTGAGCATTGGCAATTTTTGGGCTTCCGTGAAATTGGTGCCTTCTAAAGATTTGGTGATCGTTCCTCACCCGACTAACGATCTTGTCCAGTTTCAGTCACTCTCGAATTTG GTTAATCGTTTGCAAAGTGATGGTTATTATGGAGGGGTGCGACTGCTGGTGGCAATTTGTAAAACTTTCCACAATCATTGCAAAGAACACAACATCAGTTTACATGAAGGGAATTTTACTCTGTCTTATGATACAAACATCCCTCGTCAG ACTGGACTTTCCGGTTCAAGTGCTATTGTTTGTGCTGCTCTTAGCTGCCTTCTCGACTTTTACGACGTCAGGCACCTGATTAAAGTCGAGGTGCGGCCACACCTTATCCTTAACGCAGAGAAGGAACTTGGTATTGTTGCCGGTCTCCAAGACAGAGTAGCACAGGTCTATGGGGGCGTTGTGTATATG GATTTTAGCAAGAAGCACATGGAAGAATTGGGACATGGGATTTATGAACCTATGGACATTGAACTTCTTCCGCCACTATATCTTATCTACGCCGAGAATCCTAGTGATTCTGGAAAG GTTCACAGTACAGTTCGTCAAAGGTGGTTAAATGGTGATGAGTTCATTATATCCTCAATGGAAGAGGTTGCAAATATTGGATTGGAGGGAAGGACAGTATTGGTTGAAAAGGACTATGGAAAACTTTTCAATCTCATGAATCGTAACTTTGATTTGCGAAG gaaaatGTTTGGTGACGATGCTCTTGGTGCTCTGAACATAGAGATGGTTGAAGTCGCCAGACGGATCGGTGCTGCATCAAAGTTTACTGGTAGTGGAGGTGCTGTTGTCGTGTACTGCCCAGAAGGGCCTTCACAGGCACAACTCTTGGAGGACGCATGCAAGAGTGCTGGCTTTATCTTTCAACCGGTGAAAGTTATGCCATCCTTTTTAAATGACGTTGATATTGGCACCATGTCATAA
- the LOC140806340 gene encoding uncharacterized protein produces MDPADWENQDDWELINDDGFVYKRKKQRIQDSRATLCDANPEDSRKNLRERKRKVLLQLREKYQREIRQWERFSNALTEMEANSQTQCQAHEGICNTVSVNEPSSSQDRSLTNSTHRRLVDDLLSQVEAQEAVIHGVSHLCDVADALCSAQEERLKQQFIDLPIWDSSPRELVAGLTDQ; encoded by the exons ATGGATCCAGCAGATTGGGAGAATCAAGACGACTGGGAGCTGATTAATGATGATGGTTTTGTGTACAAGCGCAAGAAACAACGGATCCAGGACTCCCGCGCCACCTTGTGCGACGCCAATCCGGAGGATTCGAGGAAGAACCTCCGCGAACGGAAGAGAAAGGTTCTCCTTCAACTGAGGGAGAAGTATCAAAGAGAGATTCGTCAGTGGGAACGTTTCTCGAACGCCTTAACGGAAATGGAGGCGAACTCCCAAACACAGTGTCAGGCGCATGAAGGGATTTGTAACACGGTCTCTGTTAACGAGCCCTCGAGCTCACAAGACCGTTCCTTGACGAATTCCACTCACCGGAGACTCGTCGACGATCTCCTCTCTCAG GTTGAAGCACAGGAGGCTGTAATTCATGGTGTCTCCCATTTATGTGATGTAGCTGACGCATTGTGCAGTGCGCAAGAGGAAAGGCTGAAGCAACAATTCATCGACCTGCCGATTTGGGACTCGTCGCCACGTGAACTCGTTGCAGGATTAACAGACCAGTAG